A single Uranotaenia lowii strain MFRU-FL unplaced genomic scaffold, ASM2978415v1 HiC_scaffold_14, whole genome shotgun sequence DNA region contains:
- the LOC129759340 gene encoding uncharacterized protein LOC129759340: MSSRAFVMNSIAVGDFRMDCHIEKEQLEYEISKSISASNWKEILKLGQKLSIEDRVKFLWVWPLEQDLENIRQLAKQLGLKRILSIGCGTGLLEWLITSATDISVSGIEKDEHWWLSKYSTKTFIPMIFADSHCYKKSSNELQWDTLMFCYFNDGSAFRDYLGDFSGQYVIIIGPLEGQAVHTDPLPFRPCFPAEQIWKLVLSFPMGSENLNYFVIYERIFE, translated from the coding sequence ATGAGCTCTCGAGCGTTCGTTATGAACAGTATTGCTGTAGGTGATTTTCGAATGGATTGTCATATCGAGAAGGAACAATTggaatatgaaatttcaaaatctataTCTGCTTCAAACTGGAAAGAGATACTTAAGCTGGGGCAAAAGTTATCTATTGAAGATCGTGTAAAATTTCTCTGGGTATGGCCGCTAGAACAAGATTTAGAGAACATCCGCCAACTGGCAAAGCAACTCGGCTTAAAACGCATTCTAAGCATTGGTTGTGGAACAGGTTTGCTTGAGTGGTTGATCACTAGTGCAACAGATATCAGTGTATCGGGAATCGAAAAAGATGAACATTGGTGGCTATCAAAGTATTCTACTAAAACATTTATACCAATGATATTCGCGGATTCACATTGCTACAAGAAAAGCTCGAATGAACTTCAATGGGACACGCTAATGTTTTGCTATTTCAACGATGGTTCAGCTTTTCGTGACTACCTTGGAGATTTTTCGGGTCAATATGTTATCATCATAGGGCCACTTGAAGGACAAGCCGTCCATACCGATCCGCTGCCGTTTCGACCCTGTTTCCCCGCCGAACAAATATGGAAGCTTGTGTTAAGTTTTCCCATGGGGagtgaaaatttaaactacTTTGTGATTTATGAAAGAATTTTCGAATGA
- the LOC129759338 gene encoding gastrula zinc finger protein XlCGF52.1, producing the protein MTDLKECTICCKPLRTRSSRNYHEHCANPERKPFKCDRCERTFSSKYHKTFHEEVHMARRLSCSYCDKSYQHQRDLDLHQREHEHSPGFGCNRCSEKFDTTEALAKHKKCHEPKERFKCSQCELTFSLKGNLTKHVRILHSKSEKFKCDQCPKEFSRKNALQFHLLSHMSRNFQCRLCEKGFFDMRNLERHMKTHITAKEFSCSTCGITSSRKDNIMRHVRSFHPGIDHQNAVLKNEIRDQLGRIKQDAEKSNKNKQSKECSDSASAFSNRISVIRTVGTPKPVEKIKKIDAPQQLRLNSKPSTKPVVDPLEIYRKILRPSNDDDDEEDNENHKTTTVSRNQSESSQSHPTDDHNDQHPSYATSTMSSTVDSRNTDRLHPVVSNISSINNFSEVHWRKQKSQFFTNSTR; encoded by the coding sequence ATGACTGATTTGAAAGAATGCACTATTTGCTGCAAACCGCTGAGAACCCGGTCCAGCCGCAACTATCACGAGCACTGTGCCAATCCGGAACGTAAACCATTCAAGTGCGATCGCTGTGAGCGTACATTCAGTTCCAAATATCACAAAACATTCCACGAAGAGGTACACATGGCACGTAGACTATCCTGTAGCTACTGTGACAAATCATATCAACACCAACGTGATCTTGACCTTCATCAGCGTGAACATGAACATTCGCCTGGGTTCGGATGCAACAGATGTTCGGAAAAATTCGACACAACCGAAGCCCTAGCGAAGCACAAAAAATGCCACGAACCAAAGGAACGTTTCAAATGCAGTCAATGCGAGTTAACTTTCAGTTTGAAAGGAAATTTAACCAAACATGTTAGAATTTTACACTCCAAgtcggaaaaatttaaatgtgatCAATGTCCAAAAGagttttcacgaaaaaatgCACTGCAATTTCATTTGTTAAGTCATATGTCCCGTAACTTCCAATGCCGATTATGTGAAAAAGGGTTTTTTGACATGAGAAACCTAGAGCGCCATATGAAAACTCATATAACTGCTAAAGAATTCAGCTGCAGTACATGCGGGATAACTAGTTCACGCAAAGATAACATAATGCGACATGTGAGGAGCTTTCATCCCGGAATCGATCACCAGAATGCTgttcttaaaaatgaaataagagATCAACTAGGTAGAATCAAACAGGATGCTGAAAAGAGTAACAAAAATAAGCAATCAAAGGAATGCTCTGATTCCGCTAGTGCATTTTCCAATCGGATAAGCGTTATACGTACAGTAGGTACACCCAAACctgtggaaaaaatcaaaaaaattgatgCCCCTCAGCAATTAAGACTAAATTCAAAACCGTCAACAAAACCCGTAGTTGATCCCCTagaaatttatcgaaaaattctacGACCTAgcaacgatgacgatgatgaagaagataacgaaaatcataaaactaCTACAGTCAGTCGAAACCAATCTGAATCCTCCCAGTCACATCCAACAGATGATCATAATGATCAACACCCTTCTTACGCTACATCAACGATGAGCTCAACAGTGGATAGCAGAAATACCGACAGACTACACCCCGTAGTTAGTAATATTTCttctataaataatttttctgaagttcATTGGCGAAagcaaaaatctcaattttttaccAATTCTACTAGATGA
- the LOC129759336 gene encoding chaoptin isoform X2 gives MSARWLVLFLASVAAVAVHVHAWLPCPEIDAAIKIPCRCNIEAVGNNSQYGFIAVDCERTALTNAIPTGLPIISYTHRASGFQMVPDLSSLSVTIRRLDFSNNAIRIIPEKSFAAVGEYITELRLANNLLGDNLNPIFSTTELQSLTNLKSLDLSYNQLMALDEGIFVGCRKLQEILLDGNKISSVLTTSFKDLPALKMISLRNNLIDNISGDSFNFANKLERIDLRFNRLHSLKSNIFANLQSMKELLLAGNLITNVDERAFMGADMIQKLDLSDNLISDFPTAALSSIQSLKVLNLSLNNVEKLEAKHLQPLKNLQILDISRNVIASILPGTFREQMLLKYLDLSLNSLRTIEDDAFEGLDNLQTLILRDNNILLIPGSALGRLPRLSNLYLDFNRVAALSSNILKSIQPENIRYLSLSRNVIRELPSNSFTSFKKLIYLDISGNSLGVINEDTFTGLESTVLEIKMSYNKIASFRKIVLPKLRRLDISFNSIDDLAIDAFHGLGNLLYLNMSGNEHVSQITRTMVYPMTKLQVIDVSNCGLKTIQPDLFHNNTELRIILLAHNHLKNLEENTFMSLNNLFSVDLSHNDIATIKPRTFINTINLRTLNLAGNKLVEFKADVFNSETAMENLDLSHNQINTFAPSSFKIHPRLRKIILSDNKIQHFDADLINMLDYLEVIDLKNNQLTSIDQLDFARFMNLRELYFAQNQLETVNDMAFHNSTQLQIIDLSNNNLERLTERVFEGLTRLEKLDLGSNPLSELPEGIFDKSRVQKIENLILSNNSFRYVPFVALKDQQDSLYSLDMSFNKLKDISTTNSFMVMVNVKDIDFSHNPLSQQAVKTLLEQPKTVRRLNLANTGIDRLPVLETPYLQSLNLSSNNISSIGERVFDKTTLLESLDLSFNKLEDLEIMKNVWPTLGLLNYLDISMNPIKALMAHVFDSLKRLRTLKIHNLDEITRLEKNAFKPLSSLSVLEAFNFAKLGYIDVKGILEELPSLASIDIEVKDSVLESDQLDVIEHPKLTHLGLYGYMLQSLSSGSFAGLRNKVLSVSLQNTSLTSLPPALLLPLPRSSSIDLDISGSRISTLTQPFLGSLDDRKNSLTITGLSENPIKCDCHARAFRRWIMAAKITGVRCFAPENIQGRLLVEVGDNELVCDQKKSTTVVTTTRTSTITFTNYTSGFTQVITKATPTTEQDIIWSVAPTSKAKSKTKIPPTKQMPITNDDMLVIGIVAGVIAFIVVLVIIICMCRLRMNSDPYQGPPIGLSSMHPNGVPVSYKSGKGAPIYPMVAPYGQNYATLPYKQNASPEQQPRPNYSTIGRIPYQYQNQHMMPPPSHHSAASLHSVHSGQSPYMAYQDDKAYR, from the exons TCGCTGCCGTTGGA gaATATATCACCGAACTGCGTCTGGCAAACAACCTTCTTGGGGACAATTTGAATCCAATCTTCTCAACAACAGAGTTGCAGTCGTTGACTAACCTCAAAAGTCTTGATCTATCGTACAATCAGCTCATGGCTCTCGATGAAGGAATATTCGTAGGCTGTCGAAAACTTCAAGAGATTCTGTTGGATGGCAACAAAATATCATCGGTTTTAAcaacatctttcaaggatttaCCAGCACTAAAAATGATTTCTCTAAGAAACAACCTCATCGATAATATATCTGGAGATTCTTTCAACTTCGCCAACAAATTGGAAAGAATCGATTTGCGTTTCAACAGATTACATAGTTTGAAATCGAACATCTTCGCAAATCTGCAATCAATGAAGGAACTTCTTTTAGCAGGAAACCTTATCACCAATGTGGATGAACGTGCTTTTATGGGTGCTGACATGATCCAGAAACTAGATTTATCTGATAATTTGATAAGCGATTTTCCTACAGCTGCTTTGAGTTCCATACAATCGCTTAAGGTGTTGAATCTATCTCTCAATAATGTAGAGAAATTGGAAGCCAAACATTTACAGCCCttaaagaatttgcaaattctgGACATAAGTAGAAACGTGATCGCGTCTATTCTTCCTGGTACATTCCGTGAACAAATGCTTCTGAAGTATTTAGATCTGAGTCTTAATTCTCTAAGAACAATCGAAGATGATGCATTCGAAGGGCTTGATAACcttcaaactttgattttgcgAGATAATAACATTCTTTTGATTCCCGGCAGCGCTCTCGGAAGGCTTCCAAGATTATCCAATCTATATCTGGATTTCAATCGCGTCGCTGCGCTCTCttcgaatattttaaaatccattCAACCAGAAAACATCAGATATTTGTCGCTATCACGAAACGTCATTCGAGAATTGCCATCCAACAGCTTTACATCTTTCAAAAAGCTAATTTATCTAGATATTTCTGGTAATAGTTTGGGTGTCATAAATGAAGACACATTCACTGGACTGGAGAGTACCGTGCTCGAGATCAAAATGTCCTACAACAAAATTGCATCTTTCAGAAAGATAGTGCTGCCAAAGTTACGAAGGCTGGACATTAGCTTTAACAGCATTGACGACCTAGCTATAGATGCCTTTCACGGATTAGGAAATCTGCTTTACTTAAATATGAGCGGAAATGAGCATGTGTCACAAATAACGAGAACGATGGTGTACCCAATGACCAAACTACAAGTGATTGACGTCAGCAATTGTGGCTTGAAAACTATTCAGCCAGATCTATTCCATAACAATACTGAGCTAAGAATTATTTTATTGGCCCACAATCATCTGAAAAACCTGGAAGAAAACACATTTATGAGCTTGAATAATCTTTTTAGTGTCGATCTTTCACATAACGACATAGCGACGATCAAACCTCGCACATTTATCAACACAATCAATTTAAGAACACTGAATCTGGCAGGTAACAAACTGGTCGAATTTAAGGCAGATGTTTTTAACAGTGAAACAGCTATGGAAAATTTGGACCTTTCGCACAATCAAATTAACACCTTTGCTCCAAgttcttttaaaattcatcCTCGATTACGTAAGATAATTCTATCTGACAATAAAATCCAGCATTTTGATGCGGATCTGATCAATATGCTAGATTACTTGGAagtgattgatttaaaaaataatcaactcaCTTCCATCGATCAGCTTGACTTCGCACGTTTTATGAACCTTAGAGAGTTGTATTTTGCCCAAAATCAACTGGAAACAGTAAATGATATGGCATTTCACAATTCAACCCAATTGCAGATCATCGATCTTAGCAACAATAATTTGGAACGTTTGACGGAACGTGTATTCGAAGGTTTGACAAGACTTGAAAAATTAGATCTTGGAAGTAACCCTCTGTCGGAGCTTCCTGAAGGAATATTCGATAAAAGCAGAGTCCAAAAAATCGAGAATCTCATTCTGAGCAACAATAGTTTCCGATATGTCCCATTTGTCGCATTGAAAGACCAACAAGATAGTCTCTATTCATTAGATATgagttttaataaattaaaagataTTTCGACTACAAATTCGTTTATGGTTATGGTCAATGTCAAAGACATTGATTTTTCGCATAACCCGCTATCACAACAAGCTGTTAAAACATTGCTCGAGCAACCAAAAACTGTTCGAAGGCTTAATTTGGCAAACACTGGAATTGACCGTTTGCCAGTTTTAGAAACACCGTATCTACAAAGTTTGAATTTATCATCGAACAATATAAGTTCTATTGGCGAGCGAGTGTTTGACAAAACCACGTTATTAGAGTCGCTTGATCTATCTTTCAACAAACTGGAGGACttggaaataatgaaaaatgtttggcCAACACTTGGTTTATTAAACTATCTGGACATTTCAATGAATCCCATTAAAGCACTGATGGCACATGTGTTTGATTCATTAAAAAGATTACGAACactaaaaattcacaatttGGACGAAATAACTCGTTTGGAGAAAAATGCCTTCAAGCCCTTGAGCAGTTTGTCAGTTTTAGAAGCCTTCAACTTTGCTAAATTGGGATACATAGATGTAAAAGGAATACTAGAGGAATTACCTTCATTAGCTTCCATAGATATAGAGGTAAAAGATTCGGTTTTAGAATCAGATCAACTGGACGTTATCGAGCATCCAAAGCTTACTCACCTAGGACTTTACGGTTATATGCTGCAAAGTTTGTCATCGGGTAGTTTCGCTGGTTTGCGGAACAAAGTTCTAAGCGTTAGTTTGCAGAATACATCACTAACATCTCTGCCTCCAGCTTTATTGTTACCTCTGCCTCGATCTTCTTCTATAGATTTAGACATCTCAGGGTCGAGGATCTCAACTTTGACACAGCCATTTTTAGGTTCACTGGATGATCGCAAGAATAGTCTCACGATAACGGGGCTCAGTGAAAACCCTATAAAGTGTGATTGCCACGCTAGAGCATTCCGAAGATGGATCATGGCAGCTAAAATAACAGGAGTGCGATGTTTCGCACCGGAAAACATTCAAGGGAGACTTTTGGTAGAAGTCGGAGATAATGAACTGGTTTGTGATCAAAAGAAATCTACCACAGTAGTTACAACCACACGAACATCCACTATAACATTTACCAACTACACATCAGGGTTCACACAGGTCATAACTAAAGCAACTCCGACAACCGAGCAGGACATTATTTGGAGTGTGGCTCCCACATCAAAGGCCAAGTCGAAGACCAAGATACCTCCGACAAAACAAATGCCCATTACTAACGATGATATGTTGGTGATAGGTATCGTAGCTGGAGTGATTGCTTTTATAGTCGTTCTTGTTATAATTATTTGCATGTGCAGGTTGCGTATGAATAGCGATCCTTATCAAGGTCCACCGATTGGGCTTTCGTCGATGCATCCCAATGGCGTGCCAGTAAGCTATAAAAGTGGCAAAGGTGCTCCCATTTATCCCATGGTAGCTCCATATGGACAAAATTATGCAACTTTACCGTACAAACAAAATGCATCTCCAGAGCAACAACCTCGACCTAATTATTCCACTATTGGTCGAATTCCTTATCAGTATCAGAATCAACATATGATGCCACCTCCATCTCATCATTCAGCAGCTTCTTTGCATTCAGTTCATTCTGGTCAAAGTCCATACATGGCATATCAAGACGATAAGGCCTACCGATAG